A genomic segment from Juglans regia cultivar Chandler chromosome 14, Walnut 2.0, whole genome shotgun sequence encodes:
- the LOC108998712 gene encoding nuclear transcription factor Y subunit A-1 isoform X2 yields the protein MQSKSENANRLDLGSHAIPPSSVYPEPWWRNIGYNPISPAVTGGNVSNSSSLECPNARSDSNDGHSLSNNELNEEDDDATKESQNTTYSRSGNYGQEHQNVQHVTSTAPSMRDECLTQPAQLELVGHSIACASNPYQDPYYGGMMAAYGHQPYGYPPFLGMPHARMPLPLEMAQEPVYVNAKQYQGILRRRQARAKAELEKKLIKARKPYLHESRHQHAMRRARGSGGRFAKKGDVDSSNHDAKEKGIGSGPALSSQSASSSGSEPLLTDSAETWNSSHGQQGGRHDASEAQNYVNGGDHYQNHNGLKASSYLHAGERGEEGDCSGQQWGSISSKQSSQRRLAIQ from the exons ATGCAGTCAAAATCAGAAAATGCAAATCGGCTAGACCTTGGTTCACATGCCATTCCGCCGTCAAGCGTCTATCCTGAACCTTGGTGGCGGAACATTGGGTACAATCCCATCTCCCCGGCTGTGACAGGGGGGAATGTATCCAATTCATCGTCTTTGGAATGCCCAAATGCTCGTTCAGATTCCAATGATGGTCATTCACTGTCAAATAATGAACTGAATGAGGAAGATGACGATGCCACCAAAGAATCACAAAATACTACGTATTCACGATCAG GAAATTATGGACAAGAACACCAAAATGTGCAGCATGTTACGTCAACTGCACCTTCTATGCGTGATGAATGCCTTACACAACCTGCACAGCTTGAACTTGTTGGTCACTCAATT GCATGTGCATCAAATCCATATCAGGATCCATATTACGGGGGAATGATGGCAGCTTATGGGCATCAACCTTAT GGTTATCCTCCTTTTCTTGGAATGCCTCATGCTAGGATGCCTTTGCCCCTCGAGATGGCACAAGAGCCTGTTTATGTGAATGCCAAACAGTACCAAGGTATTCTGAGGCGGAGACAGGCACGTGCTAAAGCCGAGCTTGAAAAGAAGTTGATAAAGGCTAGAAAG CCATATCTCCATGAATCTCGGCACCAGCATGCTATGAGAAGGGCCAGGGGGAGCGGAGGACGGTTTGCAAAGAAAGGTGATGTTGATTCTTCGAACCATGATGCCAAAGAAAAGGGCATAGGTTCTGGGCCAGCTCTCTCATCACAGTCTGCAAGTTCATCTGGTTCGGAACCGTTGCTTACTGATTCTGCCGAAACATGGAATTCCTCCCATGGGCAACAGGGAGGGAGGCATGATGCATCTGAAGCTCAAAATTATGTAAATGGTGGTGACCACTACCAAAATCACAACGGCTTGAAGGCCTCATCATATCTGCATGCTGGCGAAAGAGGTGAGGAAGGAGACTGTTCAGGCCAGCAATGGGGAAGCATCTCTTCTAAGCAGTCCTCACAAAGGCGTCTTGCCATACAATGA
- the LOC108998712 gene encoding nuclear transcription factor Y subunit A-1 isoform X1 yields MQSKSENANRLDLGSHAIPPSSVYPEPWWRNIGYNPISPAVTGGNVSNSSSLECPNARSDSNDGHSLSNNELNEEDDDATKESQNTTYSRSAGNYGQEHQNVQHVTSTAPSMRDECLTQPAQLELVGHSIACASNPYQDPYYGGMMAAYGHQPYGYPPFLGMPHARMPLPLEMAQEPVYVNAKQYQGILRRRQARAKAELEKKLIKARKPYLHESRHQHAMRRARGSGGRFAKKGDVDSSNHDAKEKGIGSGPALSSQSASSSGSEPLLTDSAETWNSSHGQQGGRHDASEAQNYVNGGDHYQNHNGLKASSYLHAGERGEEGDCSGQQWGSISSKQSSQRRLAIQ; encoded by the exons ATGCAGTCAAAATCAGAAAATGCAAATCGGCTAGACCTTGGTTCACATGCCATTCCGCCGTCAAGCGTCTATCCTGAACCTTGGTGGCGGAACATTGGGTACAATCCCATCTCCCCGGCTGTGACAGGGGGGAATGTATCCAATTCATCGTCTTTGGAATGCCCAAATGCTCGTTCAGATTCCAATGATGGTCATTCACTGTCAAATAATGAACTGAATGAGGAAGATGACGATGCCACCAAAGAATCACAAAATACTACGTATTCACGATCAG CAGGAAATTATGGACAAGAACACCAAAATGTGCAGCATGTTACGTCAACTGCACCTTCTATGCGTGATGAATGCCTTACACAACCTGCACAGCTTGAACTTGTTGGTCACTCAATT GCATGTGCATCAAATCCATATCAGGATCCATATTACGGGGGAATGATGGCAGCTTATGGGCATCAACCTTAT GGTTATCCTCCTTTTCTTGGAATGCCTCATGCTAGGATGCCTTTGCCCCTCGAGATGGCACAAGAGCCTGTTTATGTGAATGCCAAACAGTACCAAGGTATTCTGAGGCGGAGACAGGCACGTGCTAAAGCCGAGCTTGAAAAGAAGTTGATAAAGGCTAGAAAG CCATATCTCCATGAATCTCGGCACCAGCATGCTATGAGAAGGGCCAGGGGGAGCGGAGGACGGTTTGCAAAGAAAGGTGATGTTGATTCTTCGAACCATGATGCCAAAGAAAAGGGCATAGGTTCTGGGCCAGCTCTCTCATCACAGTCTGCAAGTTCATCTGGTTCGGAACCGTTGCTTACTGATTCTGCCGAAACATGGAATTCCTCCCATGGGCAACAGGGAGGGAGGCATGATGCATCTGAAGCTCAAAATTATGTAAATGGTGGTGACCACTACCAAAATCACAACGGCTTGAAGGCCTCATCATATCTGCATGCTGGCGAAAGAGGTGAGGAAGGAGACTGTTCAGGCCAGCAATGGGGAAGCATCTCTTCTAAGCAGTCCTCACAAAGGCGTCTTGCCATACAATGA
- the LOC108998709 gene encoding putative disease resistance RPP13-like protein 1 — MLSPLTQRLNFFSPVACRWSISTFFPLSSIYLPHCISRTHLPSKLSSAVSHLFLLSFPLISAISSMAEVAGLLLSPFLQVLFERVASREFLDFFRSRKLDRGLLKRLEIVLLSANVVLEDAEEMQFTKPMVKKWLDEFKDAVYDAEDILDEIQTEVLQCKLDAEFLTVATKVRKTISTSLNPFVKEIEPKIKDVLQTLDHLVNQKDAIGLKESIGGKSSGRSSTTSLVKESDIFGRTDDMEAIISLLLSDNASGNELCLIAIVGMGGLGKTTLAQLVYNDDRMEGHFDLKAWVCVSDDFDVLKMTKTILEKLGLSINSDTKSLDWLQVTLQQNLTGKRFLLVLDDVWNKNYSEWEALSNPFKSGAEGSRVIVTTRERRVASIMHSTAIYDLKTLQDDDCWSLFSKHAFHSGNSDAHPELEVIGRQIVKRCKGLPLAVKTIGALLWSELDIKEWNKIMMSEIWDLQSDIIPALRLSYKYLPLHLKRCFAYCSIFPKDHDFKKEDLILLWMAEGFLPQPKDKAMEQIGDDYFADLVSRSLFQQSSEDALKFGMHDLVNDLARFVSGQFTFIIEGENSLEIVNKTRHLSFLIESSGNVEKFGALREAKGLRTFLPIDSCSMPRAKELVHGLLPMLRCLRVLILPFCQNLTKLPDSIGKMKHLRHLDVSWTSIRKLPDSICKLCNLQTLKISSCQKLTILPRDIHKLINLRHLDFRYTPIKEMPVQLGRLCCLQTLTKFIVSKQSGAGIGELGKLANLGGKLLISDLQNVVSPIGALVASLNDKKYLEELRLEWNDDDNNISESQSAVLDNLQPHANLRSLSIIGYGGKNFPDWIGHHSFSNIASLYLVKCKHCSVLPPLGQLPSLQSLSITQFDGIDALGRDFYGNSSSSIKPFGALKVLKFIDMAKLEKWSAFGAENEGGAFTHLEELQIVNCPKLSGELPIHPSSLSRLVINKCPLLVTSLPSAATLRQLELRDCNEALFKELPTGLQKLAIEGFDTLESVPERLMDFSSCLERLEISGCHSLTSLSSGGLPSTLKILTIKDCRKLELPMHWNYSSLERLRLENCCDSLESFPLNLFLNLKSIELNGCRNLESVNVPQQVELDFVALSSLLIKNCPNFVSFPNGGLSAPKLSSFQIINCRSLTSLPDKMHILLPSLLQFYLKNCPEVESFPEGGLASKLIYISIIDCDKLFANRRDWGLQNLPSIQVVTIQDNCKDVESFPEAGLLPANLVSLDISNFPNMKSLDYKALRQLTSLDRLWISSCPMLKFMEEEGLPASICTLGINQCALLEKQLQSRKGKVWRKIAAPIPRIKINGTLI, encoded by the coding sequence ATGCTCTCTCCACTGACACAACGCCTTAATTTCTTCAGCCCTGTAGCCTGTAGGTGGTCCATCAGTACGTTCTTCCCACTTTCCAGCATTTACTTACCACACTGTATAAGCAGAACACACTTACCATCTAAACTTTCCTCTGCTGTCTCCCATCTCTTccttctttcatttcctttgaTTTCTGCTATTTCATCCATGGCCGAGGTTGCAGGCCTACTTCTCTCCCCCTTCCTTCAAGTACTCTTTGAAAGAGTTGCTTCCCGCGAGTTCCTTGACTTCTTTCGAAGCCGGAAACTTGACCGTGGACTCTTAAAGAGGCTGGAGATAGTACTGTTGTCTGCGAATGTGGTGCTCGAAGATGCAGAGGAAATGCAATTTACAAAGCCTATGGTGAAAAAGTGGCTTGATGAGTTCAAAGATGCCGTCTATGATGCAGAAGATATCCTGGATGAGATTCAAACTGAAGTCTTGCAATGCAAGTTGGATGCTGAATTTCTTACTGTCGCAACTAAGGTACGAAAAACCATCTCTACTTCTCTTAATCCTTTTGTCAAGGAGATAGAACCAAAGATAAAAGACGTACTCCAGACGTTGGATCATCTAGTAAACCAGAAGGATGCTATAGGTTTGAAAGAAAGCATTGGAGGGAAATCATCCGGAAGATCGTCCACTACTTCTTTGGTTAAAGAATCTGATATTTTTGGTAGGACTGATGATATGGAGGCAATAATTAGTTTGTTGCTCTCAGATAACGCAAGTGGAAATGAGTTGTGCCTTATTGCTATTGTTGGCATGGGGGGACTTGGGAAGACAACCCTTGCTCAACTTGTTTACAACGATGACAGGATGGAGGGGCATTTTGATCTTAAAGCTTGGGTTTGTGTTTCCGATGATTTTGATGTGTTAAAGATGACGAAAACAATTTTAGAGAAACTTGGATTGTCAATTAACAGTGATACAAAGAGTCTAGATTGGCTTCAAGTTACACTACAGCAGAACCTGACGGGGAAGAGATTTCTTCTTGTTTTAGATGATGTTTGGAATAAGAATTATTCAGAATGGGAGGCCTTAAGCAATCCCTTTAAATCTGGGGCAGAAGGGAGTAGGGTGATTGTAACCACACGGGAGAGACGTGTTGCATCAATCATGCACTCTACTGCAATTTACGATCTAAAGACACTACAAGACGATGATTGCTGGTCACTATTTTCAAAACACGCGTTCCATTCTGGTAACTCGGATGCCCATCCAGAGTTGGAAGTAATTGGTAGACAGATTGTTAAAAGGTGTAAAGGCCTACCTTTGGCAGTCAAGACAATTGGAGCTCTCTTGTGGTCTGAACTAGACATCAAGGAGTGGAATAAGATAATGATGAGCGAAATATGGGACTTGCAGAGTGATATTATTCCTGCTCTAAGATTAAGTTACAAATATTTGCCCTTACATCTAAAGCGTTGCTTTGCTTACTGTTCAATTTTTCCTAAAGATCATGATTTCAAAAAAGAAGATTTAATCTTATTGTGGATGGCTGAAGGTTTCTTGCCACAACCAAAAGACAAAGCAATGGAACAAATTGGTGATGATTACTTTGCTGATCTTGTATCAAGATCATTGTTTCAACAATCAAGTGAAGATGCGCTAAAATTCGGAATGCATGATCTTGTCAACGACTTAGCAAGATTTGTATCTGGACAATTTACCTTCATAATAGAGGGTGAAAATTCTCTAGAAATTGTGAACAAGACACGCCATTTGTCATTTCTCATAGAAAGTAGTGGTAATGTTGAAAAGTTTGGGGCACTTCGTGAGGCAAAGGGGTTGCGAACTTTCCTACCAATAGATTCGTGTAGTATGCCGAGAGCTAAAGAACTTGTGCATGGTTTGCTGCCAATGCTAAGATGCTTACGAGTTCTTATTCTGCCCTTTTGTCAAAATTTGACCAAATTGCCTGATTCAATTGGCAAAATGAAACATCTACGGCATTTGGATGTTTCTTGGACTTCAATTAGGAAACTACCTGATTCCATATGCAAGTTGTGCAATTTGCAGACTTTGAAAATATCGTCATGTCAGAAGCTTACTATATTACCAAGAGATATTCATAAACTCATTAATTTGCGTCATCTTGATTTCCGTTATACTCCCATAAAGGAGATGCCCGTACAATTGGGTAGACTATGTTGTCTTCAGACTTTGACCAAATTTATTGTTAGTAAACAAAGTGGAGCGGGCATAGGAGAGCTGGGGAAACTGGCAAATCTTGGGGGGAAGCTCCTCATTTCGGATCTCCAAAATGTTGTATCTCCTATAGGTGCTTTGGTTGCAAGCTTGAATGATAAAAAGTATCTGGAGGAGTTGAGGTTAGAAtggaatgatgatgataataatatttcagaAAGTCAAAGCGCCGTATTGGACAATCTCCAGCCCCATGCAAACTTGAGAAGTCTCTCTATCATCGGCTATGGTGGTAAAAATTTTCCGGACTGGATCGGGCATCATTCATTTTCTAATATAGCATCTCTTTATCTAGTTAAGTGCAAGCATTGCTCTGTCTTGCCACCACTTGGACAACTACCTTCTCTGCAGTCCCTTTCTATTACTCAGTTTGATGGAATTGATGCCTTGGGTCGAGACTTTTATGgcaattcttcttcttcaataaaACCATTTGGAGCCttgaaagttttgaagtttataGACATGGCGAAGCTGGAGAAATGGTCTGCTTTTGGTGCCGAAAATGAAGGTGGAGCTTTTACTCATCTTGAAGAGCTTCAGATTGTTAACTGCCCCAAGTTAAGTGGAGAGTTGCccatccatccttcttctttatCTAGACTTGTGATAAATAAATGTCCGTTGTTGGTGACTTCACTTCCAAGTGCTGCTACTCTACGTCAACTGGAGCTAAGAGATTGTAATGAGGCTCTCTTCAAGGAATTGCCAACGGGATTGCAGAAACTTGCAATCGAAGGATTTGATACCCTAGAGTCCGTACCGGAGAGATTGATGGACTTTAGCAGTTGTCTGGAACGGTTAGAAATTAGTGGTTGTCACTCACTTACATCGCTGTCCAGTGGTGGTCTACCTTCTACATTAAAAATCCTTACGATCAAAGATTGTAGGAAGTTAGAGCTTCCAATGCACTGGAACTATTCTTCCCTTGAAAGATTGCGGTTAGAAAATTGTTGTGATTCTCTAGAGTCCTTTCCACTAAACTTATTCTTGAATCTGAAATCCATCGAACTAAATGGATGTAGGAATCTGGAGTCTGTTAATGTTCCGCAACAAGTTGAACTTGATTTTGTGGCCTTGTCATCACTGCTAATAAAAAATTGTCCTAATTTCGTATCATTTCCCAATGGAGGATTGAGTGCCCCAAAACTTAGTTCTTTTCAAATCATCAATTGTCGGAGTCTAACATCACTACCTGACAAGATGCACATACTCCTTCCTTCTCTTTTGCAgttttatttaaagaattgtCCAGAAGTTGAGTCATTCCCTGAAGGAGGCTTGGCTTCCAAACTGATTTATATTAGCATCATAGACTGTGACAAACTCTTTGCCAATAGACGGGATTGGGGATTGCAAAATCTGCCCTCCATTCAAGTTGTTACTATCCAAGACAATTGTAAAGATGTGGAGTCCTTTCCGGAGGCAGGATTGCTTCCTGCAAATTTGGTTTCTCTTGACAtcagtaactttccaaatatgAAATCTTTGGACTATAAGGCCCTTCGACAGCTCACCTCTCTTGATCGATTGTGGATCAGTTCCTGCCCTATGTTGAAGTTTATGGAAGAAGAAGGGTTGCCTGCCTCCATTTGTACTCTAGGGATCAACCAATGTGCTTTGTTGGAGAAACAATTACAAAGCAGAAAAGGAAAAGTATGGCGGAAGATTGCTGCTCCCATCCCCCGCATTAAGATTAATGGTACATTGATTTGA